The Aminithiophilus ramosus genome contains a region encoding:
- a CDS encoding cation:proton antiporter domain-containing protein: MGIATDLIIVVIVGLLGGLAARKLNQPLILGYILAGIAVGPFTGGVTVSDVDEIEQLAEIGVALLLFSLGLEFSLKSLKPIRAIALGGSALQVLLTLLVGFALGRYLGWETTPSLWFSVAIASSSTAVIAKTLASRGQMGTLSSRVMLGMSIVQDILVIPLMVIMMSLESSGVSLVGVLKPLIKVILFVAAMLYAGARIIPHLMERVARWESRELFVLAVTATGLGVGYLTYSLDLSFAFGAFIAGLVLSESDYGRAALNDLVPVRDLFGLLFFVTIGMLFDPSFLVARWRTIAALLAAVTLARGTILAGTGRLFGYRNVIPLALFLGMIPLSEIAFIVLQRGLDSGAIPYDIYALALNVVILSMLLGPLATGLTGPAYGLVKRLKKPDAIRTVNLPPTGLADHVVIAGGGTFGRHIGFVLRSLEHPYLIIEPHHATFLKGQEEGLSLLFGDPGQDAIVEAAGIERARLLVITLRGRLETLDVFRAARKRNGTIPVMARAESREDRRLLEERGVTRVIDPEMEAGLEMARQALLQLDVPATVVHREIETLRRAGQADPFDGRPEHEALSRLRRATERIQLEWIYLHEGNPLVGKRLSETPIRSGFGLSVVAVGRDENAFPDVTGSLVLRAGDYVAVVGTQEQNRRFVEAFGTKRARSEP; this comes from the coding sequence AGATCGGCGTGGCCCTCCTCCTCTTTTCCTTAGGCCTGGAGTTCTCCCTCAAAAGCCTCAAACCCATCAGGGCCATCGCCCTGGGCGGCTCGGCGCTGCAGGTGCTCCTGACCCTCCTCGTCGGCTTCGCCCTGGGGCGCTATCTCGGCTGGGAGACGACGCCCTCCCTCTGGTTCTCCGTCGCCATCGCCTCGTCCAGCACGGCCGTCATCGCCAAGACCCTCGCGTCGCGAGGACAGATGGGAACCCTTTCGAGCCGCGTCATGTTGGGCATGTCCATCGTCCAGGACATTCTCGTCATCCCCCTCATGGTCATCATGATGAGCCTCGAGAGCTCGGGCGTCTCCCTCGTCGGCGTCCTCAAACCCCTGATCAAGGTCATCCTTTTCGTCGCCGCCATGCTCTACGCCGGGGCCCGCATCATCCCGCACCTCATGGAGCGCGTGGCCCGATGGGAATCGCGGGAGCTCTTCGTCCTGGCCGTGACGGCCACCGGCCTCGGCGTCGGCTATCTGACCTACTCCCTCGACCTCTCCTTCGCCTTCGGAGCCTTCATCGCCGGACTGGTCCTGAGCGAGTCCGATTACGGCCGGGCCGCCCTGAACGACCTCGTCCCCGTCCGGGACCTCTTCGGCCTCCTCTTTTTCGTCACCATCGGCATGCTCTTCGACCCCTCCTTCCTCGTCGCCCGCTGGAGGACCATCGCCGCCCTTCTGGCCGCCGTGACCCTCGCCCGAGGGACCATCCTGGCCGGGACGGGACGCCTCTTCGGCTACCGCAACGTCATCCCCCTGGCCCTCTTCCTGGGCATGATCCCCCTCTCGGAGATCGCCTTCATCGTCCTTCAGCGCGGACTGGACAGCGGCGCCATCCCCTACGACATCTACGCCCTGGCCCTGAACGTCGTCATCCTCTCCATGCTCCTGGGCCCCCTGGCGACGGGACTGACCGGTCCCGCCTACGGCCTCGTCAAGCGGCTGAAAAAACCCGACGCGATCCGCACCGTCAATCTCCCCCCGACGGGCCTGGCCGACCATGTCGTCATCGCCGGAGGAGGAACCTTCGGGCGCCACATCGGCTTCGTCCTCCGCAGCCTGGAGCACCCCTACCTCATCATCGAGCCTCACCACGCCACCTTTCTCAAGGGACAGGAAGAGGGGCTGAGCCTGCTTTTCGGCGATCCGGGCCAGGACGCCATCGTCGAGGCCGCCGGAATCGAAAGGGCCCGACTGCTCGTCATCACCCTCCGGGGAAGGCTGGAAACCCTCGATGTCTTCCGGGCCGCCCGGAAACGGAACGGGACGATCCCCGTCATGGCCCGGGCCGAGAGCCGCGAGGACCGCCGCCTCCTCGAAGAGAGAGGGGTGACGCGCGTCATCGATCCCGAGATGGAGGCCGGGCTCGAGATGGCCCGCCAGGCCCTGCTTCAGCTCGACGTGCCCGCCACGGTCGTCCATAGGGAGATCGAGACGCTGAGACGTGCCGGTCAGGCCGACCCCTTCGACGGCCGCCCCGAACACGAGGCCCTCTCCCGCCTGCGCAGGGCGACGGAACGCATTCAGCTCGAGTGGATCTACCTTCACGAGGGCAACCCCCTCGTCGGCAAGAGGCTTTCGGAGACGCCCATCCGCTCCGGCTTCGGCCTCTCCGTCGTGGCCGTCGGACGGGACGAGAACGCTTTCCCCGACGTCACGGGCTCCCTCGTCCTCCGCGCGGGAGACTACGTCGCCGTCGTGGGGACTCAGGAGCAGAACCGGCGCTTCGTCGAGGCCTTCGGCACGAAGAGGGCGCGGAGCGAGCCCTGA